One Triticum dicoccoides isolate Atlit2015 ecotype Zavitan chromosome 4B, WEW_v2.0, whole genome shotgun sequence genomic window carries:
- the LOC119290890 gene encoding serine/arginine-rich splicing factor SR45a-like isoform X1 — translation MSYSRYRSRSRSVDSSDVENPGNNLFVTGLSSRLTDRDLEKHFSTEGEVIDASIVLDPWTRESRGFGFVTMATLKEAEHCIKYLDRSVLEGRVITVEKAKRRRGRTPTPGRYLGTKSSRGRRYSRSRSPVRRDRYSSRYSPERERSYSPYRRGRSYSRRDRSYSRRDRRRSYSPDERRRYYSPYGRRRSYSPSDRSESPYDRRRSYSPYDRSYSPRHGHRHRSRSPYRYRRQRSHSHDRSVSAYYSRRYSPRSRRRSYSRSISPRRSYSRSCSPVSEESRSCSPRKGCAGSKPSRSRSPGKRRSRESYAHSRSSCSRSVSRERSTSAST, via the exons ATGTCGTATTCGAGGTACAGGAGTCGTTCAAG GAGTGTGGACTCGAGTGATGTTGAGAACCCTGGGAACAATCTCTTCGTGACTGGTTTATCATCTCGTCTAACTGATCGAGATCTGGAGAAGCATTTCTCTACAGAGGGAGAG GTGATTGATGCAAGTATAGTACTTGATCCATGGACAAGGGAATCACGGGGATTTGGGTTTGTTACCATGGCTACTCTTAAGGAGGCAGAACACTGCATCAAATATCTCGACCGTTCAGTGCTGGAAGGTCGTGTCATTACTGTTGAGAAG GCAAAGAGAAGACGAGGCCGAACCCCAACACCAGGAAGGTATCTGGGCACCAAATCATCGCGTG GAAGGAGGTATTCCCGAAGCAGGTCACCTGTTAGGAGAGACCGTTACAGCTCACGCTACTCGCCTGAGCGAGAACGCTCTTATTCTCCTTATCGCAGAGGACGATCATACTCTCGTCGTGACAGATCATACTCTCGTCGTGACAGGCGTAGATCATACTCCCCTGATGAAAGGAGGCGATACTACTCTCCCTATGGCAGAAGGAGATCATACTCTCCTTCTGACAGGTCGGAGTCTCCCTACGACAGGCGTAGGTCCTACTCACCCTATGACAGGTCCTACTCACCCCGCCATGGTCATCGCCACCGTTCAAGATCTCCATACCGTTACAGAAGGCAGAGGTCGCACTCCCACGACCGTTCTGTTTCAGCATACTACAGCAGGCGCTATTCTCCAAGGAGCAGAAGACGGAGCTACTCTCGCAGCATATCGCCACGCAGGAGCTACTCCCGCAGCTGCTCCCCGGTTTCAGAAGAATCAAGGAGCTGTTCTCCACGGAAAGGATGCGCCGGAAGCAAGCCATCACGCAGCAGGTCACCTGGCAAGAGGCGTTCTAGAGAAAGCTATGCTCACAGCCGCAGTTCATGCTCCAGGTCCGTCTCTCGGGAGCGCTCAACCTCAGCAAGCACATGA
- the LOC119290890 gene encoding serine/arginine-rich splicing factor SR45a-like isoform X2, translating to MFFLFEDFVDSSRLMPAAVWHQIQKIHNLRSKQCYLTQRAKRRRGRTPTPGRYLGTKSSRGRRYSRSRSPVRRDRYSSRYSPERERSYSPYRRGRSYSRRDRSYSRRDRRRSYSPDERRRYYSPYGRRRSYSPSDRSESPYDRRRSYSPYDRSYSPRHGHRHRSRSPYRYRRQRSHSHDRSVSAYYSRRYSPRSRRRSYSRSISPRRSYSRSCSPVSEESRSCSPRKGCAGSKPSRSRSPGKRRSRESYAHSRSSCSRSVSRERSTSAST from the exons ATGTTCTTCTTGTTTGAAGATTTTGTTGACAGCAGCAGGTTGATGCCCGCAGCTGTTTGGCATCAAATTCAAAAGATACACAACCTAAGATCGAAACAATGCTACCTCACCCAAAGG GCAAAGAGAAGACGAGGCCGAACCCCAACACCAGGAAGGTATCTGGGCACCAAATCATCGCGTG GAAGGAGGTATTCCCGAAGCAGGTCACCTGTTAGGAGAGACCGTTACAGCTCACGCTACTCGCCTGAGCGAGAACGCTCTTATTCTCCTTATCGCAGAGGACGATCATACTCTCGTCGTGACAGATCATACTCTCGTCGTGACAGGCGTAGATCATACTCCCCTGATGAAAGGAGGCGATACTACTCTCCCTATGGCAGAAGGAGATCATACTCTCCTTCTGACAGGTCGGAGTCTCCCTACGACAGGCGTAGGTCCTACTCACCCTATGACAGGTCCTACTCACCCCGCCATGGTCATCGCCACCGTTCAAGATCTCCATACCGTTACAGAAGGCAGAGGTCGCACTCCCACGACCGTTCTGTTTCAGCATACTACAGCAGGCGCTATTCTCCAAGGAGCAGAAGACGGAGCTACTCTCGCAGCATATCGCCACGCAGGAGCTACTCCCGCAGCTGCTCCCCGGTTTCAGAAGAATCAAGGAGCTGTTCTCCACGGAAAGGATGCGCCGGAAGCAAGCCATCACGCAGCAGGTCACCTGGCAAGAGGCGTTCTAGAGAAAGCTATGCTCACAGCCGCAGTTCATGCTCCAGGTCCGTCTCTCGGGAGCGCTCAACCTCAGCAAGCACATGA